A stretch of Strix aluco isolate bStrAlu1 chromosome 16, bStrAlu1.hap1, whole genome shotgun sequence DNA encodes these proteins:
- the RIC3 gene encoding protein RIC-3 isoform X2, whose translation MASSTCRRVAMASCLVLCVSLLLPRTFLSRGGGRQEPGAAPPAAPAPPEGKLGRFPPRMHYQATPDSRAAPHFARSHLAEAVAKAKAGGSGGGNTGGTGRGLVGQIIPIYGFGIFLYILYILFKLASKGKTTTGERKCPAAAPGNMKRKITDYELTQLQEKLRETEEAMEKLINRVGPNCDRTQNVTTDQEKRLLQQLREITRVMKEGKFIDGISPEKEAEEAPYMEDWEGYPEETYPVYDNSDCFKRKQDTILVDYPDLSQPSAEELAERMEGMEDEEHLCNETLLSDLSMGRGGHDLMQKKDEVTGSSDEERDLHHSQSIEECCCCYEDDDPAVIAENAGFHSESCSEAEESTQEDLSVESENENAALKKQKASDSDETGTVRKRNMKGLE comes from the exons ATGGCGTCCTCGACGTGCCGCAGGGTGGCCATGGCCTCCTGCCTGGTGCTTTGCGTCTCCCTCCTCCTGCCGCGGACCTTCTTGTCtcggggcggcgggaggcaggAGCCCGGGGCTGCGCCGCCCGCAGCGCCCGCGCCGCCCGAGG GGAAGCTTGGTCGCTTTCCACCAAGGATGCATTACCAGGCCACTCCCGACAGCCGGGCTGCTCCTCATTTTGCAAGGTCTCACCTTGCTGAAGCAGTTGCCAAAGCCAAGGCAGGTGGAAGTGGTGGTGGAAACACTGGTGGAACTGGGAGAGGTCTTGTGGGGCAGATTATCCCTATATATGGATTTGGCATCTTCTTATatatcctgtatattttatttaag CTGGCTTCCAAGGGAAAAACTACCACTGGAGAGCGGAAATGCCCTGCTGCTGCACCTggaaacatgaaaaggaaaatca CTGACTATGAGCTCACTCAACTCCAGGAAAAACTGAGAGAGACAGAAGAAGCTATGGAAAAATTAATCAACAGAGTAGGACCTAACTGTGACAG GACTCAAAATGTTACAACAGACCAGGAAAAAAGGTTACTTCAGCAACTCCGAGAAATTACTAGAgttatgaaagaaggaaaattcatAGATGGAATCTCTCCTGAGAAGGAAGCTGAAGAAGCTCCTTACATGGAGGATTGGGAAG GTTATCCAGAAGAGACCTATCCTGTGTATGATAATTCTGATTGCTTCAAGCGCAAACAGGACACAATCCTTGTAGATTACCCTGACCTGAGCCAGCCCTCTGCAGAAGAGCTGGCAGAAAGAATGGAGGGCATGGAAGATGAGGAGCATCTGTGCAATGAAACCCTGCTATCTGATCTCAGCATGGGAAGGGGTGGTCATGATTTAATGCAGAAAAAGGATGAGGTAACTGGCAGCAGTGATGAGGAGAGGGACCTTCATCACAGCCAAAGCATTGAGGAGTGCTGCTGTTGTTACGAGGATGACGATCCTGCTGTCATAGCAGAGAACGCTGGATTCCACTCTGAGAGCTGCAGCGAAGCAGAAGAGTCAACCCAAGAAGACCTGTCTGTGGagtcagaaaatgaaaatgcagcactgaaaaagcaaaaagccagtGATTCAGATGAAACAGGCACAGTGAGAAAGCGCAACATGAAAGGACTTGAGTAA
- the RIC3 gene encoding protein RIC-3 isoform X1, with the protein MASSTCRRVAMASCLVLCVSLLLPRTFLSRGGGRQEPGAAPPAAPAPPEGKLGRFPPRMHYQATPDSRAAPHFARSHLAEAVAKAKAGGSGGGNTGGTGRGLVGQIIPIYGFGIFLYILYILFKLASKGKTTTGERKCPAAAPGNMKRKITDYELTQLQEKLRETEEAMEKLINRVGPNCDSRTQNVTTDQEKRLLQQLREITRVMKEGKFIDGISPEKEAEEAPYMEDWEGYPEETYPVYDNSDCFKRKQDTILVDYPDLSQPSAEELAERMEGMEDEEHLCNETLLSDLSMGRGGHDLMQKKDEVTGSSDEERDLHHSQSIEECCCCYEDDDPAVIAENAGFHSESCSEAEESTQEDLSVESENENAALKKQKASDSDETGTVRKRNMKGLE; encoded by the exons ATGGCGTCCTCGACGTGCCGCAGGGTGGCCATGGCCTCCTGCCTGGTGCTTTGCGTCTCCCTCCTCCTGCCGCGGACCTTCTTGTCtcggggcggcgggaggcaggAGCCCGGGGCTGCGCCGCCCGCAGCGCCCGCGCCGCCCGAGG GGAAGCTTGGTCGCTTTCCACCAAGGATGCATTACCAGGCCACTCCCGACAGCCGGGCTGCTCCTCATTTTGCAAGGTCTCACCTTGCTGAAGCAGTTGCCAAAGCCAAGGCAGGTGGAAGTGGTGGTGGAAACACTGGTGGAACTGGGAGAGGTCTTGTGGGGCAGATTATCCCTATATATGGATTTGGCATCTTCTTATatatcctgtatattttatttaag CTGGCTTCCAAGGGAAAAACTACCACTGGAGAGCGGAAATGCCCTGCTGCTGCACCTggaaacatgaaaaggaaaatca CTGACTATGAGCTCACTCAACTCCAGGAAAAACTGAGAGAGACAGAAGAAGCTATGGAAAAATTAATCAACAGAGTAGGACCTAACTGTGACAG CAGGACTCAAAATGTTACAACAGACCAGGAAAAAAGGTTACTTCAGCAACTCCGAGAAATTACTAGAgttatgaaagaaggaaaattcatAGATGGAATCTCTCCTGAGAAGGAAGCTGAAGAAGCTCCTTACATGGAGGATTGGGAAG GTTATCCAGAAGAGACCTATCCTGTGTATGATAATTCTGATTGCTTCAAGCGCAAACAGGACACAATCCTTGTAGATTACCCTGACCTGAGCCAGCCCTCTGCAGAAGAGCTGGCAGAAAGAATGGAGGGCATGGAAGATGAGGAGCATCTGTGCAATGAAACCCTGCTATCTGATCTCAGCATGGGAAGGGGTGGTCATGATTTAATGCAGAAAAAGGATGAGGTAACTGGCAGCAGTGATGAGGAGAGGGACCTTCATCACAGCCAAAGCATTGAGGAGTGCTGCTGTTGTTACGAGGATGACGATCCTGCTGTCATAGCAGAGAACGCTGGATTCCACTCTGAGAGCTGCAGCGAAGCAGAAGAGTCAACCCAAGAAGACCTGTCTGTGGagtcagaaaatgaaaatgcagcactgaaaaagcaaaaagccagtGATTCAGATGAAACAGGCACAGTGAGAAAGCGCAACATGAAAGGACTTGAGTAA